Proteins encoded within one genomic window of Amorphoplanes friuliensis DSM 7358:
- a CDS encoding pyridoxal-dependent decarboxylase, exosortase A system-associated, whose amino-acid sequence MTQHPTAAAFARIDGQLAVGGVPVGRLAERVGSTPFFAYDRGLLTGRVGLLRATLPADVQLSYAIKANPMPAVVQHLSGLVDAFDVASALEMRTALDSTMPATRVSFAGPGKTDAELRQAVAAGVTIELESENEARRIGLAGAALGIRPRVAVRVNPDFAVKGSGMRMGGGPQQFGVDAERVPALLKDLAGTDLEVLGFHVFAGSQNLRADIICEAQQRTVELLLRLAGDAPEPVRYLNLGGGFGIPYTDRDVPLDLAMIGDNLTTLMRDEVRPRLPEARVVVELGRYLVGECGVYVTRVVDRKESRGKTYLVVDGGMHHQLAASGNFGQVIRRNYPIAVANRIAEEPAEQVSVVGSLCTPLDLLGDNVTLPEAGVGDLVVLYQAGAYGLTASPTAFLSHPAPAEVLL is encoded by the coding sequence GTGACCCAGCACCCCACCGCGGCCGCCTTCGCCCGGATCGACGGGCAACTCGCCGTCGGCGGCGTCCCGGTCGGCCGCCTCGCCGAGCGGGTCGGCAGCACGCCCTTCTTCGCCTACGACCGCGGACTGCTCACCGGCCGCGTCGGCCTGCTGAGGGCCACCCTGCCGGCGGACGTCCAGCTGAGCTACGCCATCAAGGCCAACCCGATGCCGGCCGTCGTGCAGCATCTCAGCGGGCTGGTGGACGCGTTCGACGTGGCCTCCGCACTGGAGATGCGGACGGCACTCGACTCGACGATGCCGGCGACCCGGGTGAGCTTCGCCGGTCCCGGCAAGACCGACGCCGAGCTGCGCCAGGCCGTCGCCGCGGGTGTCACCATCGAGCTGGAGTCGGAGAACGAGGCCCGGCGGATCGGCCTCGCCGGTGCGGCGCTGGGCATCCGGCCCCGGGTCGCCGTACGCGTCAATCCGGACTTTGCCGTCAAGGGCTCCGGCATGCGCATGGGTGGTGGGCCGCAGCAGTTCGGCGTCGACGCCGAACGTGTGCCCGCGCTGCTCAAGGATCTCGCCGGGACCGACCTGGAGGTCCTGGGCTTCCACGTGTTCGCCGGCTCGCAGAACCTCCGCGCCGACATCATCTGCGAGGCGCAGCAGCGTACGGTCGAGCTGTTGCTGCGGCTGGCCGGGGACGCGCCGGAGCCCGTGCGCTACCTGAACCTCGGCGGGGGCTTCGGCATCCCGTACACCGATCGGGACGTACCCCTCGACCTGGCGATGATCGGGGACAACCTCACCACGCTGATGCGCGACGAGGTGCGTCCCCGTCTGCCCGAGGCGCGTGTAGTCGTCGAGCTCGGCCGCTACCTCGTCGGCGAGTGCGGCGTCTACGTCACCCGGGTCGTCGACCGCAAGGAGTCGCGCGGCAAGACGTACCTGGTCGTCGACGGCGGGATGCACCACCAGCTCGCGGCGTCGGGCAACTTCGGTCAGGTCATCCGCCGCAACTACCCGATCGCCGTGGCGAACAGGATCGCGGAGGAGCCGGCCGAACAGGTCAGCGTCGTGGGGTCCCTCTGCACGCCGCTCGATCTGCTGGGCGACAATGTGACACTCCCCGAGGCCGGTGTCGGCGACCTCGTGGTGCTCTACCAGGCCGGTGCATACGGCCTGACCGCCAGTCCGACCGCATTTCTGAGCCACCCGGCGCCCGCCGAGGTGCTGCTGTGA
- a CDS encoding acyl-CoA ligase (AMP-forming), exosortase A system-associated, protein MRIRLHDLLADAAGRSGDAPALTYREDTRSYAELWRDVRATAAGLLELGLARGERVAVYLDKRIETVTAVFATSAAGGAFVPVNPVLRARQVAYILADCDVRVLVTTPERLQTLRTELEQVKSLEHVIVVGAAPVETPPGVSYAVSSWDDLPAEASPPVVAGIDIDLAAILYTSGSTGKPKGVVLSHRNLLAGAESVSQYLGMTGEDVVLAALPLSFDAGFSQLTTSFAVGAHVVLVNYLLPRDVVRLCTKHGVTGLTCVPPLWIQLVEQEWPEETGRRLRYFANTGGRMPKTTLDKLRSLFPAAKPFLMYGLTEAFRSTYLDPAEVDRRPDSIGKAIPNAEILVVRPDGSTCDPGEEGELVHRGALVALGYWNDPQRTAERFRPLPGAEGALSTELAVWSGDAVVRDEEGFLYFVGRADEMIKTSGYRVSPTEVEEVAYATGLVRDAVALGLPDAQLGQRIVLIVSPQAGAELDPAAVKALLKKDLPLYMLPKDVVVRPELPRSPNGKFDRNLLRQELSA, encoded by the coding sequence ATGCGCATCCGACTGCACGACCTGCTGGCTGACGCCGCGGGCCGGTCCGGCGACGCTCCGGCCCTGACCTACCGCGAGGACACCCGCTCCTACGCCGAGCTCTGGCGCGACGTGCGCGCGACCGCGGCGGGGCTGCTCGAGCTCGGTCTCGCCCGGGGCGAACGCGTCGCGGTCTACCTCGACAAGCGGATCGAGACGGTCACCGCAGTGTTCGCCACGTCGGCCGCCGGTGGCGCTTTCGTGCCCGTGAACCCGGTGCTGCGGGCGCGGCAGGTCGCGTACATCCTCGCCGACTGCGACGTCCGCGTGCTCGTCACGACGCCCGAGCGGCTGCAGACCCTGCGGACCGAGCTGGAGCAGGTCAAGTCGCTGGAGCACGTCATCGTCGTCGGTGCTGCGCCGGTGGAGACGCCTCCCGGAGTCAGCTATGCCGTGTCCTCCTGGGATGACCTGCCCGCCGAGGCGAGCCCGCCCGTCGTCGCGGGGATCGACATCGACCTGGCCGCGATCCTCTACACCTCGGGGAGCACCGGCAAGCCGAAGGGTGTGGTGCTGTCCCACCGCAATCTCCTGGCCGGCGCGGAGAGCGTCAGCCAGTACCTCGGGATGACCGGCGAAGACGTGGTGCTCGCCGCCCTCCCCCTGAGCTTCGACGCCGGGTTCAGCCAGCTGACGACGTCGTTCGCCGTCGGCGCCCACGTGGTCCTGGTCAACTATCTCCTGCCGCGGGACGTGGTGCGCCTCTGCACCAAGCACGGGGTCACCGGTCTCACCTGCGTGCCACCGCTCTGGATCCAGCTCGTCGAGCAGGAGTGGCCCGAGGAGACCGGCCGGCGGTTGCGCTACTTCGCCAACACCGGCGGGCGCATGCCCAAGACCACTCTGGACAAACTCCGGTCCCTCTTCCCGGCCGCGAAGCCCTTCCTCATGTACGGCCTCACCGAGGCGTTCCGGTCCACCTACCTCGACCCGGCGGAGGTCGACCGGCGGCCGGACTCGATCGGCAAGGCCATCCCGAACGCGGAGATTCTGGTGGTCCGCCCCGACGGCAGCACGTGCGACCCGGGCGAGGAGGGTGAACTCGTCCACCGCGGCGCCCTCGTCGCCCTGGGGTACTGGAACGACCCTCAGCGCACCGCCGAGCGCTTCCGGCCGCTGCCGGGCGCCGAGGGTGCCCTCTCCACCGAGTTGGCCGTGTGGTCCGGTGACGCGGTCGTCCGCGACGAGGAGGGTTTCCTCTACTTCGTGGGCCGCGCCGACGAAATGATCAAAACGTCCGGCTACCGCGTGAGTCCCACCGAGGTCGAAGAGGTCGCGTACGCCACGGGCCTCGTGCGCGACGCCGTGGCGCTCGGCCTGCCGGATGCTCAGCTCGGTCAGCGCATCGTGCTCATCGTCAGCCCGCAGGCCGGCGCCGAGCTCGACCCGGCCGCGGTCAAGGCGCTCCTCAAGAAGGACCTGCCGCTCTACATGCTGCCCAAGGACGTCGTGGTCCGCCCCGAGCTGCCCCGGTCGCCCAACGGCAAGTTCGACCGCAATCTGCTACGTCAGGAGTTGAGCGCGTGA
- a CDS encoding right-handed parallel beta-helix repeat-containing protein: MFSYAGRNDATIAASDEQLAVPAPVASPPGSSPAGPLPSASAAPSPSAPPSSAKPSREKSSRPVQSGRCALPAYPTEGCTGVPRGWRPKTTKDGDLTITKRGTVLSDYLVTGTIWVKAADVTIRRTRVYGTVDNFLSDQIYGHLTIEDTEVVNPPGQEFSTNEQYAFGVANYTCRRCKVVNRMEGWRMGASSFSGSGKVTIEDSFAQLAVPPGMCASADPHGDGIQGYGGPAAVIRHNTIDQRGDDCPTAPIFIPDQDNAGGVIEDNLLAGGGYALRLTGGSFSSVTGNKIVSGSAEYGPVEVECSKVGTWKDNAVVTYDWNKGTVLEETKKLNDC; the protein is encoded by the coding sequence TTGTTCTCCTACGCCGGCCGGAACGACGCCACCATCGCGGCGAGTGACGAACAGCTCGCCGTTCCGGCGCCCGTCGCCTCGCCCCCGGGTTCCTCGCCGGCCGGACCGCTGCCCTCCGCCTCGGCCGCGCCGAGCCCCTCGGCGCCGCCGAGCTCGGCCAAGCCCTCACGCGAGAAGTCCAGCCGTCCCGTGCAGAGCGGCCGTTGTGCGCTGCCGGCGTACCCCACCGAGGGCTGCACGGGTGTTCCTCGCGGCTGGCGCCCCAAGACGACGAAGGACGGCGACCTCACCATCACCAAGCGTGGCACCGTGCTGTCCGACTACCTGGTCACGGGCACCATCTGGGTGAAGGCGGCCGATGTGACGATCCGCCGGACGCGGGTCTACGGCACCGTCGACAACTTCCTGTCCGACCAGATCTACGGCCACCTGACCATTGAGGACACCGAGGTCGTCAACCCGCCCGGGCAGGAGTTCTCCACCAACGAGCAGTACGCCTTCGGCGTTGCCAACTACACGTGCCGGCGGTGCAAGGTGGTGAACCGCATGGAGGGCTGGCGCATGGGCGCAAGCAGCTTCAGCGGCTCGGGAAAGGTGACGATCGAGGACTCCTTCGCCCAGCTGGCCGTCCCGCCGGGCATGTGTGCGAGCGCCGACCCGCACGGCGACGGCATCCAGGGTTACGGCGGACCGGCCGCGGTCATCAGGCACAACACCATCGATCAGCGGGGCGACGACTGCCCGACCGCGCCCATCTTCATCCCGGACCAGGACAACGCCGGTGGAGTGATCGAGGACAATCTCCTCGCGGGCGGCGGTTACGCCCTGCGACTGACGGGCGGGTCGTTCTCGTCGGTGACGGGCAACAAGATTGTCAGCGGCAGTGCCGAATACGGGCCTGTCGAGGTCGAGTGCTCCAAAGTCGGTACCTGGAAAGACAACGCGGTCGTCACGTACGACTGGAACAAGGGAACTGTCCTCGAGGAGACCAAGAAGCTGAACGACTGCTGA